One Candidatus Tanganyikabacteria bacterium DNA segment encodes these proteins:
- a CDS encoding Rne/Rng family ribonuclease — protein MKKEIVISESNDLAVVFEDNRAAEFVIRSGEQLVGDIILGKVESVVPAIEAAFVNIGHEKNGFIHVADLPIPQRGKKNKPPQIKSGDKLIVQIAKAPTGTKGARLTGRISVPGRYLVFVPHDNRVCISRRITDSKERERLRRIAFTLKDPGHGLIVRTEAIGASEEELRRDIDELIERWAEILHEAQVRHSPALLYRDQDLLTRVLRDWLTADTERVILEDQEAFTRSKELLSDWMPDMVKNLYLHKAKDGVMQHYKVHAELENALKPTIRLPSGGSIVIEPTEALTVIDVNSGKLTQSKSLQDTVLRTNIEAATEIARQLRLRDIGGVIIIDFISMDHASDRKKVIAHLEEALKPDKSRPQITSQFSEHGLLEVARRRQGQSLTEQLTRPCPSCHGYGRVRNEVYSAAPTAAPIEVSPLDEPELIVDDLIEEPTAGPDMRDAEPEPGREGRGARGRSRGATPRHVTPVLVGADDGESESDLLDEGGEGSGEASEDGEGARRRRRRRRRRGRGDRAVAEGSGTAAVAAVGSIEPYADGDVEDFEEVEEMRVPSAEEGDGAFGDDETRRRRRRRRRGGRGRRGEGERPEGAG, from the coding sequence GTGAAAAAAGAAATCGTCATCAGCGAATCCAATGATCTGGCAGTCGTATTCGAGGACAACCGCGCCGCAGAATTCGTAATCCGCTCGGGAGAGCAACTGGTCGGCGACATCATCCTCGGCAAGGTCGAATCGGTCGTTCCCGCGATAGAAGCCGCGTTCGTCAACATCGGCCACGAAAAAAACGGCTTCATCCACGTCGCGGATCTTCCCATCCCCCAGCGCGGCAAGAAGAACAAGCCGCCGCAGATCAAGTCGGGCGACAAGTTGATCGTCCAGATCGCCAAGGCCCCTACGGGCACCAAGGGTGCGCGCCTCACGGGGCGAATCTCGGTGCCGGGCCGCTACCTGGTCTTCGTGCCGCACGACAACCGGGTCTGCATCTCGCGGCGCATCACCGATTCCAAGGAGCGCGAGCGGTTGCGTCGCATCGCGTTCACGTTGAAGGATCCGGGCCACGGGCTCATCGTGCGCACCGAGGCCATCGGCGCATCCGAAGAGGAGTTGCGCCGCGACATCGACGAGCTGATCGAACGCTGGGCGGAGATCCTGCACGAGGCACAGGTCAGGCATTCGCCGGCCCTCCTCTACCGCGATCAGGATCTCCTGACACGCGTCCTGCGGGATTGGCTCACCGCCGATACCGAGCGCGTCATCCTCGAGGACCAGGAGGCATTCACGCGCTCCAAGGAGCTACTTAGCGACTGGATGCCCGATATGGTCAAGAATCTCTACCTGCACAAAGCGAAAGATGGGGTCATGCAGCATTACAAGGTCCACGCCGAGCTCGAAAACGCCCTGAAGCCCACGATCCGGCTCCCGTCGGGCGGTTCCATCGTCATCGAGCCCACCGAGGCCCTGACGGTCATTGACGTCAACTCCGGCAAGCTGACGCAGAGCAAGAGCCTCCAGGACACCGTGCTCCGCACGAACATCGAAGCCGCGACCGAGATCGCCCGGCAGCTGCGGCTGCGCGATATCGGCGGCGTCATCATCATCGACTTCATCTCGATGGATCACGCCTCGGATCGCAAGAAGGTGATCGCGCACCTCGAAGAGGCGCTCAAGCCCGACAAGAGCCGACCGCAGATCACCAGCCAGTTCTCGGAGCATGGCCTGCTCGAGGTAGCGCGGCGCAGGCAGGGCCAGAGCCTCACCGAGCAGCTCACGCGTCCTTGCCCGAGCTGCCACGGCTACGGGCGCGTCCGCAACGAGGTCTACTCGGCGGCGCCGACGGCCGCTCCCATCGAGGTATCGCCCCTAGACGAGCCCGAACTCATCGTCGACGACCTCATCGAGGAACCGACGGCCGGGCCGGACATGCGCGATGCCGAACCCGAACCGGGCCGCGAAGGCCGGGGCGCCAGGGGGCGCAGTCGCGGCGCGACGCCGCGGCACGTCACGCCGGTCCTGGTCGGAGCCGACGACGGCGAGTCCGAGTCCGATCTGCTCGACGAGGGCGGAGAAGGCAGCGGCGAGGCGTCCGAGGACGGAGAAGGCGCGCGGCGCCGTCGCCGCCGTCGCCGCCGTCGCGGCCGCGGCGATCGGGCCGTAGCCGAAGGCTCCGGGACGGCCGCCGTCGCGGCTGTCGGCAGCATCGAGCCGTATGCCGACGGCGACGTCGAAGACTTCGAGGAAGTCGAGGAAATGCGCGTCCCCTCGGCCGAGGAAGGCGACGGCGCATTCGGCGATGACGAGACACGGCGCAGGCGGCGTCGCCGCCGTCGTGGCGGGCGGGGCCGTCGCGGGGAAGGCGAGCGGCCGGAAGGCGCCGGC